In a genomic window of Epinephelus lanceolatus isolate andai-2023 chromosome 3, ASM4190304v1, whole genome shotgun sequence:
- the LOC117255777 gene encoding uncharacterized protein LOC117255777: MDIESLQKSGRRRGSCLDVFLVMSIIFLFVAVTAVAAGGVMVVMELRSKLDSTRPSPEFQTAKQTGDTPDPAYKMENFAYLEAFSSDLKTSTMHWALVPYGEGTSVGSNYLFDENQHSLTPKRKGTYFMYIELSLTCTFDCAGGLLNVRVANDQGDKLTCEVELPAHSRRVSRKCWTVSQLDGDQKLVTQMTVPKEGLQNWKLELHASGFGMFHVA; this comes from the exons ATGGACATTGAGTCTCTCCAGAAGAGTGGCCGCCGCCGTGGAAGCTGCCTGGACGTTTTTCTCGTCATGTCAATCATTTTTCTGTTCGTGGCTGTGACAGCTGTGGCTGCCGGCGGAGTGATGGTTGTGATGGAGCTGCGGTCCAAACTGGACTCCACGCGTCCTTCTCCTGAGTTTCAGACAGCAAAGCAGACAGGAGACACGCCTGACCCAGCATATAAG ATGGAGAACTTTGCCTATCTGGAAGCCTTCTCAA GCGATTTGAAAACCTCCACCATGCACTGGGCCTTAGTTCCCTATGGTGAAGGGACATCTGTGGGAAGCAACTACTTGTTTGATGAAAACCAGCATTCGCTGACACCCAAACGAAAGGGGACCTACTTTATGTACATTGAGCTCAGCCTCACCTGCACCTTCGACTGCGCTGGGGGCCTCCTCAACGTGCGTGTGGCCAATGATCAAGGCGATAAGCTCACCTGCGAGGTGGAGCTCCCGGCTCATTCAAGACGTGTGAGCAGGAAGTGCTGGACAGTGAGCCAGCTGGATGGTGATCAGAAACTGGTCACTCAGATGACTGTACCAAAGGAGGGACTGCAGAACTGGAAACTGGAGCTGCATGCCTCAGGATTTGGGATGTTCCATGTCGCCTAA
- the LOC117255769 gene encoding tumor necrosis factor ligand superfamily member 14-like isoform X1 — protein sequence MAEGGVPTCPQVFVVDSQANYVSVPSGRKARWARVSQKFLLLLVGLALLGLVVEGIFIYSLYEKSQEFSICKFHPLCQNLSNPQTSGQQGGTKMGQVGHKESNEIPTVGPLLKQVQQKPFAQLTGSSNPYGRDNVVLWENVHGDAVTYNMGYDNGRLLVVKAGYYYLYSKVTVNAVQDCSLIQHKVMRYTASYGKPMELMRSKRHVSSRNRCRTQVTPSTTTPSGEDLWNSFLAGIFHLEKGDKIFVTLSDIQKLRQGSKDNFMGAFMILPGQPQQ from the exons ATGGCAGAGGGCGGTGTGCCTACATGCCCCCAGGTATTTGTGGTTGACAGCCAAGCCAACTATGTCTCTGTGCCCAGTGGAAGGAAAGCAAGATGGGCAAGAGTAAGCCAAAAGTTTCTTCTCCTGCTGGTGGGACTGGCCCTGTTGGGACTTGTCGTGGAGGGAATTTTCATCTACAGTCTGTATGAAAAAAGTCag GAATTTTCCATCTGTAAGTTTCATCCTCTCTGCCAGAACCTGTCCAATCCCCAAACATCTGGCCAGCAG ggTGGCACCAAAATGGGTCAAGTGGGACATAAAG AGTCCAATGAGATTCCCACAGTGGGACCACTTCTGAAACAGGTCCAGCAGAAACCCTTTGCTCAACTGACAG GCTCCAGTAATCCTTATGGGAGGGACAATGTGGTGCTGTGGGAAAATGTACATGGCGATGCTGTCACCTACAACATGGGCTATGACAATGGCCGGTTGTTGGTAGTGAAGGCTGGTTACTACTACCTCTACTCCAAAGTGACAGTAAATGCTGTACAGGACTGTTCGCTTATTCAGCACAAAGTCATGAGATACACCGCCTCCTACGGAAAACCAATGGAGCTTATGAGATCAAAAAG GCATGTTTCCTCCAGAAACCGCTGCCGGACCCAGGTAACCCCGAGTACAACGACTCCAAGCGGGGAAGATCTGTGGAACAGTTTCCTGGCTGGGATCTTTCACCTGGAGAAGGGAGATAAAATTTTTGTCACACTGAGTGATATACAAAAACTGCGTCAAGGATCTAAAGACAATTTCATGGGGGCCTTTATGATACTTCCAGGCCAACCGCAGCAATAA
- the LOC117255769 gene encoding tumor necrosis factor ligand superfamily member 14-like isoform X2 gives MAEGGVPTCPQVFVVDSQANYVSVPSGRKARWARVSQKFLLLLVGLALLGLVVEGIFIYSLYEKSQEFSICKFHPLCQNLSNPQTSGQQGGTKMGQVGHKESNEIPTVGPLLKQVQQKPFAQLTGSSNPYGRDNVVLWENVHGDAVTYNMGYDNGRLLVVKAGYYYLYSKVTVNAVQDCSLIQHKVMRYTASYGKPMELMRSKRNRCRTQVTPSTTTPSGEDLWNSFLAGIFHLEKGDKIFVTLSDIQKLRQGSKDNFMGAFMILPGQPQQ, from the exons ATGGCAGAGGGCGGTGTGCCTACATGCCCCCAGGTATTTGTGGTTGACAGCCAAGCCAACTATGTCTCTGTGCCCAGTGGAAGGAAAGCAAGATGGGCAAGAGTAAGCCAAAAGTTTCTTCTCCTGCTGGTGGGACTGGCCCTGTTGGGACTTGTCGTGGAGGGAATTTTCATCTACAGTCTGTATGAAAAAAGTCag GAATTTTCCATCTGTAAGTTTCATCCTCTCTGCCAGAACCTGTCCAATCCCCAAACATCTGGCCAGCAG ggTGGCACCAAAATGGGTCAAGTGGGACATAAAG AGTCCAATGAGATTCCCACAGTGGGACCACTTCTGAAACAGGTCCAGCAGAAACCCTTTGCTCAACTGACAG GCTCCAGTAATCCTTATGGGAGGGACAATGTGGTGCTGTGGGAAAATGTACATGGCGATGCTGTCACCTACAACATGGGCTATGACAATGGCCGGTTGTTGGTAGTGAAGGCTGGTTACTACTACCTCTACTCCAAAGTGACAGTAAATGCTGTACAGGACTGTTCGCTTATTCAGCACAAAGTCATGAGATACACCGCCTCCTACGGAAAACCAATGGAGCTTATGAGATCAAAAAG AAACCGCTGCCGGACCCAGGTAACCCCGAGTACAACGACTCCAAGCGGGGAAGATCTGTGGAACAGTTTCCTGGCTGGGATCTTTCACCTGGAGAAGGGAGATAAAATTTTTGTCACACTGAGTGATATACAAAAACTGCGTCAAGGATCTAAAGACAATTTCATGGGGGCCTTTATGATACTTCCAGGCCAACCGCAGCAATAA